The following are encoded together in the Streptomyces sp. NBC_00358 genome:
- a CDS encoding DNA-3-methyladenine glycosylase family protein, protein MSGRFAPRPTRTTVRGGHVVVPGEAPGGVPGGVPRQTVGPGHTRTWKPAGPLDLGLVLGPLRRGPGDPTFRTTPDGSVWRTSRTPAGPGTLRVAPRGEVVRGEAWGPGAEWLLDRLPELLGAADDPGAFAPRHRLVALARHRRPGLRLVRTGLVMESLIPSVLEQKVTTDEAYRAWRLLVRKFGEPAPGPAPERMYVMPAPRTWALIPSWEWHRAGVDDKRAATILRAVRVAARLEEAVGLDPVRAQRRLELVSGIGPWTSAEVVQRSHGAADCVTVGDLHLPGIIGYALAGDRDADDSVMLELLEPYAGQRHRAARLILLAGRTPPRRTPKMPRGDIGRL, encoded by the coding sequence GTGTCTGGACGATTCGCTCCCCGGCCGACGCGTACGACCGTGCGCGGCGGGCATGTCGTGGTGCCCGGTGAAGCACCGGGCGGCGTGCCGGGTGGAGTGCCCCGCCAGACGGTCGGGCCCGGACACACCCGTACCTGGAAGCCGGCCGGGCCGCTCGATCTCGGGCTCGTACTCGGGCCGCTCCGACGCGGTCCCGGCGATCCGACGTTCCGGACGACACCCGACGGCTCCGTGTGGCGCACCAGCCGTACGCCCGCCGGGCCCGGGACACTGCGGGTCGCGCCGCGCGGCGAGGTGGTCCGGGGCGAGGCCTGGGGGCCGGGGGCCGAGTGGCTGCTGGACCGGCTCCCCGAACTGCTCGGCGCCGCCGACGATCCCGGCGCCTTCGCGCCACGGCATCGGCTGGTCGCGCTCGCCCGGCACCGGCGGCCCGGCCTGCGGCTGGTGCGGACCGGCCTGGTGATGGAGTCGCTGATCCCGTCCGTCCTGGAGCAGAAGGTCACCACGGACGAGGCGTACCGGGCGTGGCGGCTGCTCGTCCGGAAGTTCGGCGAACCCGCGCCGGGACCCGCCCCCGAGCGGATGTACGTCATGCCGGCACCGCGGACCTGGGCCCTCATCCCCTCCTGGGAGTGGCATCGGGCCGGGGTCGACGACAAGCGGGCCGCCACGATCCTGCGGGCCGTACGGGTCGCCGCGCGGCTGGAGGAGGCCGTGGGCCTCGATCCCGTACGCGCGCAGCGGCGGTTGGAGCTGGTGTCCGGGATCGGACCGTGGACATCGGCGGAGGTCGTGCAGCGCAGTCACGGCGCCGCGGACTGTGTGACCGTGGGGGACCTTCATCTGCCGGGGATCATCGGGTACGCGCTGGCGGGGGACCGGGACGCGGACGACTCCGTCATGCTGGAGTTGCTGGAGCCCTATGCCGGGCAGCGGCATCGGGCCGCTCGGCTGATTCTGCTGGCCGGGCGTACGCCGCCGCGGCGTACGCCGAAGATGCCTCGCGGAGACATCGGGCGCCTCTAG